One window from the genome of Ornithorhynchus anatinus isolate Pmale09 unplaced genomic scaffold, mOrnAna1.pri.v4 scaffold_225_arrow_ctg1, whole genome shotgun sequence encodes:
- the ORNANAV1R3184 gene encoding vomeronasal 1 receptor ornAnaV1R3184, translated as MNVTENVSEIFILLQLSTGISGNVFLLLLTIHTVSTSHWSNSSDLIYAHLFLTNNLILLTRNIPGIVFILGLWNFLDGAGCKLLIYVHRVARNLAICTICLLSVFQAITISPSTSQWAGIKTKVPKCIIPCFLSFWALSLLIDVSAPIFIIGPQNSTRDQYTFILKHCSLINSAETLLINTCVISFRDLIFMGLMGTASGYLVFVLHRHHRWVRHFHGSGCSPRAIPEMQVAKCVIVLMALYLLLYGLETFMLTAFLNMRNKSLRVTTNIDLSIPFSVISLFLVIHSNRRMRTCGKRKSHS; from the coding sequence ATGAATGTCACCGAGAATGTCTCTGAGATCTTTATTCTGCTACAGCTCAGCACCGGCATCTCAGGGAATGTATTCCTCCTGCTGCTTACTATCCACACAGTCTCCACCAGCCACTGGTCCAACTCCTCTGATCTAATCTATGCACACCTGTTTTTGACAAACAATCTCATTCTTCTCACAAGGAACATCCCAGGCATTGTGTTTATCTTGGGGCTGTGGAATTTCTTGGATGGTGCTGGGTGTAAACTCCTTATTTATGTTCATCGAGTGGCTCGGAATCTTGCCATCTGCACCATCTGCCTCCTGAGTGTCTTCCAGGCCATTACCATCAGCCCTAGCACctcccagtgggcaggaattAAAACCAAAGTGCCCAAGTGCATCATcccctgtttcctctccttctgGGCACTCAGTCTCCTGATAGATGTTTCTGCACCAATATTTATTATAGGCCCCCAGAATAGCACCAGGGATCAATATACATTTATATTGAAGCACTGTTCCTTAATCAATAGTGCGGAAACtttattaataaatacttgtGTGATTTCCTTCAGGGACCTTatcttcatggggctcatgggcACGGCCAGTGGCTATTTGGtatttgtcctgcacagacaccaccggtGGGTCCGACACTTCCATGGGTCTGGCTGCTCCCCTAGGGCGATCCCTGAGATGCAGGTGGCCAAATGTGTAATCGTCCTGATGGCCTTGTACCTTCTTCTTTATGGTCTGGAGACATTCATGTTGACTGCTTTCTTGAACATGAGAAACAAATCTCTGCGGGTGACAACCAACATAGATCTGTCAATCCCCTTCTCTGTAATCAGTCTATTCCTGGTGATTCACAGCAACCGGAGGATGAGAACCTGTGGGAAAAGGAAATCCCACTCCTAA